From the Streptococcus sp. 29887 genome, one window contains:
- the speE gene encoding polyamine aminopropyltransferase, translating into MEMWFSEVQTPDVKLSIRTSQQLYAGKSEFQDIAVLDSPAFGKILTLNGRVLFSDADDFVYNEMAVHVPMAVHPNPKKILILGGGDGGVAQVLSMYPEIERIDVVEPDELLVEVCREYFPDYATGLEDERVEVYLQDGLRFLRNCENEYDIIINDATDPFGHTEGLFTKEFYGNAYRALKENGIMVYQHGSPFYDEDESAFRSMHRKATQSFPISRVYQAHIPTSAAGYWLFGFASKKYHPIEDFDKEKWKARQLFTEYYTANLHIGAFLLPRYVEDILEEEEKK; encoded by the coding sequence ATGGAAATGTGGTTTTCAGAAGTCCAAACACCAGATGTCAAGTTATCCATTCGGACCAGCCAGCAGCTCTACGCTGGCAAGAGTGAATTTCAGGACATTGCTGTACTGGATTCACCAGCCTTTGGAAAGATTTTGACCCTTAATGGTCGGGTTCTCTTTTCAGACGCAGATGATTTTGTTTACAACGAAATGGCCGTCCATGTGCCCATGGCCGTCCATCCCAATCCCAAGAAAATCTTGATTCTGGGTGGGGGAGATGGTGGTGTTGCCCAAGTTCTCAGTATGTATCCTGAAATCGAACGTATTGACGTTGTAGAGCCAGATGAACTCTTGGTTGAGGTCTGTCGGGAATATTTCCCAGACTATGCAACTGGCTTAGAAGATGAGCGGGTCGAGGTCTATTTACAGGATGGTCTGCGTTTCTTGCGCAACTGTGAAAACGAATATGACATCATCATCAATGATGCGACTGATCCATTTGGGCATACGGAAGGGCTCTTTACCAAGGAATTTTACGGCAATGCCTACCGGGCTTTGAAGGAAAATGGCATCATGGTTTACCAACATGGTTCGCCATTCTATGACGAAGATGAGTCCGCCTTTCGTTCCATGCATCGCAAGGCGACCCAATCCTTCCCTATTAGTCGTGTCTATCAGGCCCATATTCCGACATCTGCGGCGGGTTATTGGTTATTTGGCTTTGCCTCTAAAAAATACCATCCTATAGAAGATTTTGACAAGGAAAAATGGAAAGCGCGCCAGCTTTTTACAGAATACTATACCGCTAACCTCCACATCGGAGCATTTCTCTTGCCTCGATACGTGGAAGACATTTTAGAAGAAGAGGAGAAAAAATAA
- a CDS encoding aminotransferase class I/II-fold pyridoxal phosphate-dependent enzyme, with the protein MKNQHQAPIYQGLVQLRRKRIVPFDVPGHKRGRGNPELVELLGEKCVGIDVNSMKPLDNLGHPVSIIREAEELAAEAFGASHAFLMVGGTTSSVQTMILATCKAGDKIILPRNVHKSALNALVLCGAIPVYVDMSVEPRIGIALALENEAFERAISEHPDAVAVLINNPTYYGICSDLRTLTEKAHAAGMKVLVDEAHGAHLHFSDQLPEAAMDVGADMAAVSMHKSGGSLTQSSLLLVGPDMNVEYVRQIINLTQSTSASYLLLASLDISRRNLALRGKESFEKVIEMSEYARREINAIGGYYAYSKELIDGKTVHDFDVTKLSIYTQGIGLTGIEVYDLLRDEYDIQIEFGDIGNILAYISIGDRLQDIERLVGALADIKRLYSRDGSDLISGEYIQPQLVLSPQQAFYAERESRSLQEAVGQVCGEFVMCYPPGIPLLAPGERVTQEIVDYIIFAKERGCSVQGTEDPDVNFINVIKEG; encoded by the coding sequence ATGAAAAATCAACACCAAGCCCCTATTTATCAGGGATTGGTACAGTTACGCCGAAAACGGATTGTTCCCTTTGATGTGCCTGGACACAAACGGGGTCGGGGAAATCCTGAATTAGTAGAACTACTTGGCGAAAAATGCGTGGGGATTGATGTCAATTCCATGAAACCCTTGGATAACTTAGGGCATCCTGTGTCCATTATCCGAGAAGCCGAGGAATTGGCGGCAGAAGCCTTTGGTGCCAGCCATGCCTTTCTCATGGTTGGAGGGACAACCTCTTCTGTCCAGACCATGATTTTGGCGACCTGTAAGGCGGGTGATAAAATCATTTTACCTCGCAATGTCCACAAGTCTGCCCTCAATGCTTTGGTCCTATGCGGAGCCATCCCTGTCTATGTGGATATGAGCGTGGAGCCACGGATTGGTATTGCTCTTGCATTGGAAAATGAAGCTTTTGAACGGGCGATTTCTGAGCATCCTGATGCGGTTGCTGTCTTGATCAACAATCCGACCTACTATGGTATCTGCTCAGACCTGCGTACCTTGACTGAGAAAGCTCATGCAGCGGGCATGAAAGTTTTGGTAGATGAGGCCCACGGTGCTCATTTGCATTTTTCGGACCAATTGCCAGAGGCAGCTATGGATGTGGGAGCTGATATGGCAGCTGTTTCCATGCACAAATCAGGCGGCAGCCTGACCCAGAGCTCGCTCCTCTTGGTCGGTCCAGATATGAATGTGGAGTATGTCCGCCAGATTATCAATCTGACCCAGTCGACATCCGCTTCCTATCTCTTGCTGGCTAGTCTGGATATTTCACGGAGAAATCTGGCCCTTCGTGGCAAAGAATCTTTTGAAAAAGTCATTGAAATGTCTGAATATGCTCGCCGTGAAATCAATGCCATCGGTGGCTACTATGCCTATTCAAAAGAATTGATCGATGGCAAAACGGTGCATGATTTTGATGTGACCAAGCTCTCCATCTATACGCAGGGCATTGGTCTGACAGGGATTGAAGTCTATGATTTGTTGCGGGATGAGTATGACATCCAGATTGAATTTGGCGACATTGGCAATATCTTGGCCTATATTTCCATCGGTGACCGCCTGCAGGACATCGAGCGGCTGGTGGGGGCACTGGCTGACATCAAGCGTCTTTACTCACGAGATGGTTCGGATTTGATTTCGGGAGAATACATCCAGCCGCAGCTGGTATTGTCACCGCAGCAGGCTTTTTATGCAGAGCGGGAAAGCCGTTCCCTGCAAGAAGCAGTTGGTCAGGTCTGTGGGGAATTTGTCATGTGCTACCCGCCTGGTATTCCGCTTTTAGCTCCAGGTGAACGAGTGACCCAAGAAATTGTTGACTACATCATCTTTGCCAAGGAGCGTGGTTGTTCTGTTCAAGGGACAGAAGATCCAGATGTCAACTTCATCAATGTCATTAAGGAGGGCTAG
- the rpoD gene encoding RNA polymerase sigma factor RpoD, which yields MTNKKDKKTEVTTFDVQVAEFIRNHKKQGSATDDEINDQLVIPFTLDADGIDDLLQRIQDAGISIVDKEGNPSARALQVEEEPELSDEELLGSTSAKVNDPVRMYLKEIGVVPLLTNEEEQELALAVEAGDPEAKQRLAEANLRLVVSIAKRYVGRGMQFLDLIQEGNMGLMKAVDKFDYSKGFKFSTYATWWIRQAITRAIADQARTIRIPVHMVETINKLVREQRNLLQELGQDPTPEQIAERMDMTPEKVREILKIAQEPVSLETPIGEEDDSHLGDFIEDEVIENPVDYTTRVVLREQLDEVLDTLTDREENVLRLRFGLDDGKMRTLEDVGKVFNVTRERIRQIEAKALRKLRHPSRSKPLRDFIED from the coding sequence ATGACAAACAAAAAAGATAAAAAGACAGAAGTAACGACCTTTGATGTGCAAGTTGCTGAATTTATTCGTAATCACAAGAAACAAGGTTCGGCAACCGATGATGAAATCAATGACCAGCTGGTTATTCCGTTTACACTTGATGCTGATGGGATTGATGACTTGCTTCAACGAATTCAGGATGCAGGAATTTCGATTGTGGATAAGGAAGGTAACCCATCTGCGCGTGCGTTGCAAGTTGAAGAAGAACCGGAATTATCTGATGAAGAATTGCTAGGTAGCACGTCCGCAAAGGTTAATGACCCTGTCCGCATGTACTTGAAAGAAATCGGAGTTGTTCCGCTTTTGACCAATGAAGAAGAGCAAGAATTAGCCTTGGCAGTTGAAGCTGGCGATCCTGAAGCCAAACAACGTTTGGCTGAAGCTAACTTGCGTTTGGTTGTTTCTATTGCTAAACGCTATGTGGGACGTGGTATGCAGTTCCTTGATCTTATCCAAGAAGGAAACATGGGCTTGATGAAGGCTGTTGACAAGTTTGACTACTCAAAAGGTTTCAAATTTTCAACTTATGCGACTTGGTGGATTCGTCAGGCCATTACCCGTGCTATTGCAGATCAGGCTCGTACTATCCGTATCCCAGTTCATATGGTAGAAACCATCAATAAATTGGTTCGTGAACAACGCAATCTCTTGCAAGAGTTAGGACAGGATCCAACGCCAGAACAAATCGCTGAGCGTATGGATATGACACCTGAAAAAGTCCGTGAAATCCTTAAGATTGCCCAAGAGCCCGTGTCTTTGGAAACCCCAATCGGTGAAGAAGATGATAGCCATTTGGGAGATTTCATTGAAGATGAAGTAATTGAGAACCCAGTTGACTATACCACTCGTGTTGTCCTTCGTGAGCAATTGGATGAAGTTTTGGATACATTGACTGATCGTGAAGAGAATGTTCTCCGCCTCCGTTTTGGCTTGGACGACGGAAAAATGCGAACTCTTGAAGATGTAGGTAAAGTCTTCAACGTAACTCGTGAACGTATCCGCCAGATCGAAGCCAAAGCCCTTCGCAAACTTCGCCACCCATCCCGCAGCAAACCACTCAGAGATTTTATAGAGGATTAA
- a CDS encoding metal-sulfur cluster assembly factor, whose protein sequence is MTYTEEQVKEIQERIFHALEDVIDPELGIDIINLGLIYEIRFIEGKAEIDMTLTTMGCPLADLITDQIHDVLKDVPEVTEVDVRLVWSPAWTVQKMSRYARIALGIK, encoded by the coding sequence ATGACGTATACAGAAGAACAGGTAAAAGAAATTCAAGAGCGTATTTTTCATGCTCTTGAGGATGTGATTGACCCTGAGCTAGGGATTGATATTATCAATTTGGGGCTCATTTATGAAATTCGTTTTATCGAAGGTAAGGCAGAGATTGATATGACTCTGACAACCATGGGCTGTCCCTTGGCTGACTTGATTACCGATCAAATTCATGATGTCTTAAAAGATGTTCCAGAGGTAACGGAAGTAGATGTTCGCTTGGTTTGGTCACCGGCCTGGACAGTTCAAAAAATGAGCCGTTACGCTCGAATTGCTTTAGGAATTAAATAG
- the dnaG gene encoding DNA primase: protein MLSKDKITEIKQALNIVDVIGETVALTKAGRNFLGLCPFHGEKTPSFNVIEDKQFYHCFGCGKSGDVFKFIEETRGVSFTDAVAILAEKAGFQVEVSTNHFQPKKENPHQALYDIHQDATKFYHALLMTTKMGEEARKYLHQRGLTDEVIKNFQLGLAPDGQNILYQKLSQNYDEESLLHSGLFNPSEQNMIFDAFQGRIMFPLTDEYGRVIAFSGRIWTEKDLQNKQLAKYKNSRSTAIFNKSYELYHLDKAKAVIKKQREVYLMEGFLDVIAAHRAGIENAVASMGTALTREHVGHLAKFCKKIVLTYDGDRAGQAATMKALDELGDFQVDIVSLPDNMDPDEFLQRNSEEALREVLTKSRISDVEFLIHYLKPENPDNLQMQIEFVDRIAPIIARVSSITAQNSYIYKVAEVLSDFDYGQVEQAVNAVRLHQRQERSQQAYHQQKEQVYAPPVQAISRLTGLIRTENHLLYRMVEYPYILNEFRLREDFYFATPELQVLYELLKNQGEISSFGLSQLDDTVQQAWYRILEERLPKEVAQNEIEELEFRRDKELLRKENQHLTRKIREHSHVGNADIALDELQKLLEKRKQME from the coding sequence ATGCTGTCAAAAGATAAAATAACAGAAATCAAACAAGCCCTCAATATCGTGGATGTGATTGGTGAAACAGTTGCTTTGACCAAGGCTGGACGCAATTTTCTTGGTCTTTGTCCCTTTCATGGAGAAAAAACTCCTTCCTTTAATGTCATTGAGGATAAACAGTTCTATCATTGTTTTGGTTGTGGTAAGTCTGGAGATGTTTTTAAATTTATAGAGGAAACCCGTGGTGTTTCTTTCACTGACGCGGTAGCCATTTTGGCAGAAAAAGCTGGGTTTCAGGTAGAAGTATCCACCAATCATTTTCAGCCTAAGAAGGAAAATCCACATCAAGCTCTTTATGATATCCATCAAGATGCGACAAAGTTTTACCATGCCTTGTTGATGACGACAAAGATGGGCGAGGAAGCTAGAAAATATCTCCATCAGCGTGGTTTAACGGATGAAGTTATTAAGAATTTTCAACTAGGTTTAGCACCTGATGGGCAAAATATTCTTTATCAGAAACTTTCCCAGAACTACGATGAAGAAAGCCTGCTTCATTCGGGTCTTTTCAATCCCAGTGAGCAGAATATGATTTTCGATGCTTTTCAAGGGCGGATCATGTTTCCGCTAACCGATGAATATGGTCGAGTGATTGCCTTTTCAGGTCGGATTTGGACAGAAAAAGACCTGCAGAACAAGCAATTAGCCAAGTATAAGAATTCTCGTAGCACAGCTATTTTCAATAAAAGTTACGAACTATATCATTTGGATAAGGCCAAGGCGGTCATCAAGAAACAGCGGGAAGTCTATCTGATGGAGGGGTTTCTGGATGTTATTGCGGCCCACCGTGCTGGTATTGAAAATGCGGTTGCTTCTATGGGAACTGCTCTGACTAGAGAGCACGTTGGTCATCTGGCCAAGTTTTGCAAGAAGATCGTTCTGACCTACGATGGTGACAGGGCCGGACAGGCAGCTACCATGAAGGCTTTGGACGAATTAGGAGATTTTCAGGTGGATATTGTCAGTCTGCCTGACAATATGGACCCTGATGAATTTTTACAAAGAAATTCTGAAGAAGCCTTGCGAGAGGTTTTGACAAAATCCCGCATTAGTGATGTGGAATTTTTAATCCACTATCTGAAGCCAGAAAACCCAGATAATCTACAAATGCAGATAGAATTTGTGGATAGGATTGCTCCGATTATCGCAAGGGTTTCGTCGATTACAGCGCAAAATTCTTATATTTACAAGGTTGCGGAAGTCCTATCCGATTTTGACTATGGTCAGGTGGAGCAGGCTGTGAATGCTGTTCGCTTACATCAGCGACAGGAACGAAGTCAGCAAGCCTATCATCAACAGAAGGAGCAGGTCTATGCACCGCCTGTTCAGGCTATTTCCCGGCTGACAGGTCTTATCCGAACTGAAAATCACCTGCTTTACCGTATGGTCGAGTACCCTTATATTTTAAATGAATTTCGTTTGCGAGAAGATTTTTATTTTGCGACACCGGAATTGCAGGTATTGTATGAATTACTGAAAAATCAAGGTGAGATTAGTAGTTTCGGCTTATCCCAGTTAGATGATACCGTCCAACAAGCCTGGTATCGGATTTTGGAAGAGCGTCTGCCAAAGGAAGTGGCGCAAAATGAAATTGAAGAATTAGAATTTCGCCGTGACAAGGAATTGTTACGAAAGGAAAATCAACACCTAACACGGAAAATCCGTGAACATTCCCATGTAGGAAATGCGGATATTGCCCTCGATGAGTTACAAAAATTGCTCGAGAAAAGAAAACAAATGGAGTAA
- the mscL gene encoding large conductance mechanosensitive channel protein MscL — translation MLKDLKAFLFQGNVIDLAVAVIFGAAFKAIIDSFVADLITPLLLTPALKAAGADKIADLSWNGVTYGNFLSAVINFLIIGTVLFFIVKAAEKAMPKKEAAPAGPTQEELLAEIRDLLKK, via the coding sequence ATGTTGAAAGATTTAAAAGCGTTTTTGTTCCAAGGTAATGTTATTGACCTTGCAGTTGCAGTAATTTTTGGTGCTGCCTTCAAAGCCATCATCGATTCATTCGTTGCTGACTTGATTACACCATTGTTGCTTACACCAGCTTTGAAAGCTGCTGGCGCAGATAAAATTGCTGACTTGAGCTGGAATGGTGTTACTTATGGTAACTTCCTGAGCGCTGTTATCAACTTCTTGATCATCGGTACTGTTTTGTTCTTCATCGTTAAGGCTGCTGAAAAAGCAATGCCTAAGAAAGAAGCAGCTCCTGCTGGTCCAACTCAAGAAGAATTGCTTGCAGAAATCCGCGACTTGTTGAAAAAATAA